A genomic window from Bubalus bubalis isolate 160015118507 breed Murrah chromosome 13, NDDB_SH_1, whole genome shotgun sequence includes:
- the KCNRG gene encoding potassium channel regulatory protein, which produces MSGQELVTLNVGGKVFTTRSSTLQQFPGSRLMRMLDGRDKEFKMVDGQIFVDRDGVLFSFILDFLRTRQLLLPTDFSDHLRLQREALFYEVNPLVDLLSQEHMLQPRPALVEVHLLSRNTQAFFRVFGSCSKTIEMLTGRITVFIEQPSAPASSSNSFPQMTLLPLPPQRPSYHDLVFQCGSDSTTDNQTRIRYVSIKPDNRKLANGTNVLGLLIDTLLMEGFHLVGTRTVSSEDRTECYSFERIKKPDALAMNKTLKSETTLIPEQ; this is translated from the exons ATGAGTGGTCAGGAACTGGTCACTTTGAACGTGGGAGGGAAGGTATTCACCACACGGTCTTCCACCTTACAGCAATTTCCTGGCTCTCGGTTGATGAGAATGTTAGATGGCAGAGACAAAGAATTCAAGATGGTTGATGGCCAGATTTTTGTGGACAGAGATGGTGTTTTATTTAGTTTCATCTTAGATTTTTTGAGAACTCGGCAACTTCTACTACCCACTGACTTTTCAGACCATCTTAGACTTCAGAGAGAGGCTCTATTCTATGAAGTCAATCCTCTGGTGGACCTCTTAAGCCAAGAACACATGTTACAGCCAAGACCTGCTCTTGTGGAGGTACATTTACTAAGCCGAAATACTCAGGCTTTCTTCAGGGTGTTTGGCTCTTGCAGCAAAACAATTGAGATGCTAACTGGGAGGATTACAGTGTTTATAGAACAACCTTCTGCACCAGCCTCAAGTAGTAACTCTTTCCCTCAGATGACCTTACTTCCACTGCCTCCACAAAGACCATCTTACCATGACCTGGTTTTCCAGTGCGGCTCTGACAGCACTACTGATAACCAAACAAGAATCAG GTATGTCTCCATAAAACCTGATAACCGAAAACTGGCCAACGGAACTAATGTTCTTGGCTTACTGATTGACACTTTACTGATGGAAGGCTTCCATCTGGTCGGCACCAGAACAGTATCCTCTGAAGACAGAACTGAATGCTATAGTTTCGAAAGGATAAAAAAGCCTGACGCTCTTGCCATGAacaaaacactgaaatcagaGACTACCCTCATACCAGAGCAATAG